The following proteins are co-located in the Paludibaculum fermentans genome:
- a CDS encoding PAS domain S-box protein, with product MNDREPCSARHIVLVVDDDQQIRQLLSDRLSRDGYDVRTAQDAAEALQITSRDLPCVILLDILMPGGVTGIELCRHFKSDPRVTHVPVIFLTGMVSEEDVEAGSDAGASDYIKKPFDIDEVRFRVRTQVRLHEAIRKQSRTQDRLSLISKAAKDAIILLDDEGRVVHWNEAAAAMFGYPASEVMGRNMHSLLAPSRFLEAHRAAFSLFRKTGLGAAVGVTLELTALRQSGEEFPIELSLTATPVDGKWWALGIVRDISQRKQVEKTLRESEERFRRLFEEGPLGIALITPDFRVHRANAALVRMLGYTEAEMQDLSVIELTAPEDIDVTLKQADGLLRGEMPHYQLQKRYVTKSGAVIWANTSVSLIRDEQGAPLYGLVMVEDITARVVFDQNQRLAETRLRESENRLTKILENVPVGIAIVSLDKRVRWANQAALSMIGAPELDIIVGQPCNQVLCQFSDTNCPFCDGQDSVMSAETTMSRSDGALLPVLKSAHTVEFDNEIVRLETFMDLRDRKRLETELGHSRKLEAVGQLAAGVAHEINTPIQYVGDSVQFLKEAFDSFVQLLPNYRKLLITPAGSDEYAALTAETKRLEEEMDLEWLLNEIPSSFSRCLDGVDRVARIVRAMKEFAHPDQREKGPADLNHAIQSTLTIAHNEYKYVADIETHFGDIPNVICHVSELNQVFLNLIVNAAHAIAGHLANTGLRGAIGITTSRQGDNVRIDIEDTGGGIPDEIQNRIFDPFFTTKPVGKGTGQGLAIARSVVVDKHGGTLTFRSKHGLGTTFTVLLPIDGKHPEQSEAVR from the coding sequence ATGAACGATCGGGAACCGTGCTCTGCCCGCCATATCGTTCTGGTCGTTGACGACGACCAGCAGATCCGGCAGCTTCTGTCGGATCGACTGTCGAGGGATGGTTACGATGTCAGAACCGCGCAGGATGCGGCCGAAGCGCTCCAGATCACTTCCCGCGACCTGCCCTGTGTGATCCTGCTGGATATTCTCATGCCGGGCGGTGTGACTGGGATTGAGTTGTGCCGCCACTTCAAGTCGGACCCGCGCGTCACGCATGTTCCGGTGATTTTCCTGACTGGCATGGTGTCGGAGGAGGATGTTGAAGCCGGGTCGGACGCGGGCGCTTCGGATTACATCAAAAAGCCCTTCGACATAGATGAAGTCCGGTTCCGGGTTCGGACCCAGGTCAGGCTGCATGAAGCAATTCGGAAGCAGAGCAGGACGCAGGACCGGCTCAGCCTGATCAGCAAGGCCGCCAAGGACGCCATCATCCTGCTGGATGATGAGGGCCGCGTGGTGCATTGGAATGAGGCGGCCGCGGCGATGTTTGGCTATCCGGCTTCAGAAGTGATGGGCCGCAACATGCATTCGCTGCTGGCGCCCAGCAGATTTCTCGAAGCCCACCGCGCCGCGTTCTCCCTGTTCCGCAAGACCGGACTCGGCGCCGCCGTCGGCGTCACGCTGGAATTGACGGCACTCCGCCAATCCGGCGAGGAGTTCCCCATTGAACTCTCACTCACGGCCACACCGGTGGACGGCAAATGGTGGGCTCTTGGCATTGTCAGGGACATCAGCCAGCGCAAGCAGGTGGAAAAGACGCTGCGCGAGAGCGAAGAGCGATTCCGGCGCCTGTTCGAAGAGGGTCCGCTGGGTATTGCGCTGATTACGCCCGATTTTCGAGTTCATCGCGCCAACGCCGCCCTCGTCAGAATGCTTGGCTACACCGAAGCCGAAATGCAGGATCTCTCGGTGATTGAGTTGACCGCTCCGGAGGACATCGACGTCACCCTAAAACAGGCGGACGGGCTGCTGCGCGGCGAAATGCCGCACTACCAACTGCAAAAGCGGTATGTGACAAAGAGCGGGGCCGTCATTTGGGCGAATACCTCAGTCTCCCTGATTCGGGACGAACAGGGAGCCCCCCTCTACGGCTTGGTCATGGTGGAGGACATCACGGCCAGAGTGGTGTTCGATCAGAATCAGCGGCTGGCCGAAACCCGGCTGAGAGAGAGCGAGAACCGCCTGACCAAGATCCTCGAGAACGTGCCGGTCGGCATTGCGATCGTCAGCCTCGACAAACGCGTCCGATGGGCGAACCAGGCGGCTCTAAGCATGATCGGCGCGCCGGAGTTGGACATCATCGTGGGCCAGCCGTGCAACCAGGTTCTCTGTCAGTTCTCTGACACGAATTGCCCTTTTTGCGATGGGCAGGATTCGGTCATGAGTGCCGAAACGACGATGTCGCGCTCCGACGGCGCGCTGCTGCCGGTGCTCAAGAGTGCCCATACGGTCGAGTTCGACAACGAGATTGTGCGGCTCGAAACCTTCATGGACCTCCGCGACCGCAAACGGCTGGAGACGGAGCTAGGCCACTCGCGCAAGCTGGAGGCGGTGGGCCAATTGGCCGCCGGAGTCGCCCACGAGATCAACACACCCATCCAATATGTGGGCGACAGCGTTCAGTTCCTCAAAGAGGCATTCGACAGCTTTGTCCAACTTCTTCCGAATTACCGGAAGCTGCTGATCACACCCGCCGGTTCGGACGAGTACGCTGCGCTGACCGCGGAGACCAAGCGACTGGAAGAAGAGATGGATCTCGAATGGTTGCTGAATGAGATCCCATCCTCTTTCAGCCGCTGCCTGGATGGTGTGGACCGGGTGGCTCGAATCGTACGGGCGATGAAGGAATTTGCCCATCCGGACCAGCGCGAAAAGGGGCCGGCCGACCTGAATCACGCCATCCAGAGCACGCTCACCATTGCCCACAACGAGTATAAGTATGTGGCCGACATCGAGACTCATTTCGGTGACATTCCCAATGTGATCTGTCACGTCTCGGAATTGAACCAGGTGTTCCTGAACCTCATCGTGAACGCCGCGCACGCCATTGCGGGGCATCTGGCGAACACGGGCCTTCGCGGCGCCATCGGCATCACCACCTCGCGCCAGGGCGACAACGTCCGAATCGACATCGAGGACACAGGGGGCGGCATCCCCGACGAGATCCAAAACCGGATTTTCGACCCCTTCTTCACGACCAAACCAGTGGGCAAGGGTACCGGGCAGGGGCTGGCGATCGCCAGGTCAGTGGTGGTGGACAAACACGGCGGGACGCTGACGTTCCGGTCCAAGCACGGGCTAGGCACTACGTTTACAGTGCTGCTGCCCATCGACGGCAAGCATCCGGAGCAAAGTGAGGCGGTCAGATGA
- a CDS encoding sugar phosphate isomerase/epimerase family protein: protein MMTRRELGKAALAAIPASTLLGAVNSKFGGVQIGAITYSFRALPSTAQDVLKYCVELGLSSIELMSDPAESFAGAPAPPQLPAGAGRQMTPERREALKQFEEERKKWRLSASMDKYKEFRKLYNAAGVKIDIFKLPLAETMSDDEYEYICTVAKTLGANCITMELPTKPEHSKRVGEFATRHKIYIGYHNHTHVDAHSWDAALSQSKYNSINLDVGHFTEAISASPIPFIKEHHDRITSFHFKDKKFGTKGGGNTPWGQGDTPLKEVLQLMKKEKYKWPANIELEYNVPANSSVMAEMKTCVKFCQDALA from the coding sequence ATGATGACACGCAGGGAACTGGGTAAGGCGGCTTTGGCCGCAATTCCGGCCTCCACGCTGCTGGGCGCGGTGAATTCGAAGTTCGGGGGCGTGCAGATCGGCGCGATCACCTACAGCTTCCGGGCCCTGCCGAGCACGGCGCAGGACGTCCTCAAATATTGCGTGGAACTGGGACTGAGCTCCATCGAGCTCATGTCCGATCCCGCCGAATCCTTTGCCGGCGCGCCCGCGCCGCCGCAGTTGCCCGCCGGCGCCGGCCGCCAGATGACGCCGGAGCGCCGCGAGGCACTGAAGCAGTTCGAGGAAGAGCGCAAGAAGTGGCGGCTGTCGGCCTCCATGGACAAGTACAAGGAGTTCCGGAAGCTCTACAACGCGGCCGGCGTCAAGATCGATATCTTCAAGCTGCCCCTGGCTGAGACGATGTCGGATGACGAGTACGAATACATCTGCACAGTGGCGAAAACGCTGGGGGCGAACTGCATCACGATGGAGCTGCCCACCAAGCCGGAGCACTCCAAACGCGTAGGCGAATTCGCCACCAGGCACAAGATCTACATCGGCTATCACAACCACACGCACGTGGATGCGCATAGCTGGGACGCGGCGCTGTCGCAGTCCAAGTACAACTCGATCAACCTGGATGTGGGGCACTTCACCGAGGCGATCAGCGCATCCCCGATCCCGTTCATCAAGGAACACCACGACCGGATTACCAGCTTCCATTTCAAGGACAAGAAGTTTGGCACAAAGGGCGGCGGCAACACGCCCTGGGGACAGGGCGACACTCCTTTGAAGGAAGTCCTGCAGTTGATGAAGAAAGAGAAGTACAAGTGGCCGGCCAATATCGAGCTCGAGTATAACGTTCCGGCGAACTCCAGCGTGATGGCCGAAATGAAGACCTGCGTGAAGTTCTGTCAGGACGCCCTGGCTTAG
- a CDS encoding DUF3037 domain-containing protein, whose protein sequence is MPDQSSYDYAVLRLVPRVEREEFINAGVIVYCRQLRFLGVFIHMDAARLQALWPEADVEEFRTRLEAFQRIAAGDPEAGPIAQLTQSERFYWLAAPRSTVIQVSPIHSGLCTSPKEGLESLCHRLLAATTIA, encoded by the coding sequence GTGCCCGATCAGAGCTCGTATGATTATGCGGTCCTGCGCCTGGTGCCTCGCGTGGAGCGCGAAGAGTTCATCAACGCGGGCGTGATCGTGTACTGCCGGCAACTGCGCTTTCTTGGTGTTTTCATTCATATGGATGCAGCTCGACTGCAAGCACTGTGGCCGGAGGCCGATGTGGAGGAGTTCCGGACGCGCCTGGAAGCCTTTCAACGCATTGCCGCTGGCGATCCCGAGGCGGGTCCCATCGCCCAACTCACACAAAGCGAACGGTTTTACTGGCTGGCGGCGCCGCGCAGCACGGTGATCCAGGTCTCGCCCATCCACAGCGGGTTGTGCACTTCGCCCAAAGAGGGATTGGAGTCGCTTTGCCACCGACTGCTGGCCGCCACAACGATCGCGTGA
- a CDS encoding HDOD domain-containing protein — MSKKTVLFVDDELNVLEGLRTRLHRQRGKWEMVFVQSGREALERLAIGDVDVLVTDMRMPEMDGVTLLKRAQEEYPRVVRIVLSGHAELEAALRAIHVAHQFLSKPCEPGVIENVVERACNLQSLLHNEVLEKTVGRIENLPSPPVIYSQLMVALNNEFASPITVASILKQDMAMCAKTLQLVNSAFFGFTHKITEVQDAVTYLGYNTIRQIVLTVEVFHRPKSKTIPAITLEALQTHAGLVGALASNLLTDKRDKEDAFISGLLHDIGKLVVATEMPEENKKLQMLALKPELTSLEAEKQVLGVTHAEIGGYLLGLWGLPYSVVEAVANHHTPANVEIPGLSVLAAIHVADALLHEEMRIRRPSSKPHRSLLDYAFIEQQGLTKSLPIWRDKARQQMDLGARGMSKALS; from the coding sequence ATGAGCAAGAAAACAGTCCTGTTCGTCGATGATGAATTGAACGTCCTGGAAGGTCTCAGGACGCGTCTTCATCGTCAGCGCGGGAAGTGGGAGATGGTGTTCGTCCAGAGCGGCAGGGAGGCACTGGAGCGCCTCGCGATTGGCGATGTCGATGTCCTGGTAACCGACATGCGCATGCCGGAAATGGACGGCGTGACGCTGCTGAAGCGAGCCCAGGAAGAGTATCCCCGGGTCGTCCGCATTGTCCTGTCGGGCCATGCCGAACTGGAAGCCGCGCTGCGCGCGATTCACGTGGCGCATCAGTTCCTCAGCAAGCCCTGCGAACCCGGTGTCATCGAGAATGTGGTGGAACGGGCCTGCAACCTGCAGTCCCTGCTCCACAATGAGGTGCTGGAGAAGACAGTAGGCCGGATCGAGAACCTGCCCTCACCGCCGGTGATCTACTCGCAACTGATGGTTGCGCTGAATAACGAATTCGCCAGCCCCATCACCGTGGCCTCCATCCTGAAGCAGGATATGGCGATGTGCGCCAAGACACTGCAGCTCGTCAACTCCGCCTTCTTCGGCTTCACCCACAAGATCACCGAGGTGCAGGACGCGGTCACTTACCTGGGCTACAACACGATCCGCCAGATAGTGCTCACGGTGGAGGTGTTCCACCGGCCCAAGAGCAAAACAATTCCGGCCATTACGCTGGAGGCGCTCCAGACGCACGCCGGCCTGGTGGGCGCCCTGGCCTCGAATCTCCTGACAGATAAGCGGGACAAGGAAGATGCGTTCATCTCCGGCCTTCTGCATGACATCGGCAAGCTGGTGGTTGCTACGGAGATGCCCGAGGAGAATAAGAAACTGCAGATGCTGGCCTTGAAACCGGAGCTTACTTCCCTCGAGGCTGAGAAGCAGGTGCTGGGCGTCACGCACGCCGAGATCGGCGGCTATCTGCTGGGGTTGTGGGGACTTCCCTACTCCGTGGTGGAGGCGGTAGCGAACCACCACACGCCGGCCAACGTGGAGATTCCCGGCCTGAGCGTCCTGGCGGCCATTCACGTGGCCGATGCGCTGCTGCACGAGGAGATGCGGATCCGGCGTCCTTCTTCCAAGCCGCACCGGTCCCTGCTGGACTATGCCTTCATTGAGCAACAGGGACTGACCAAGAGCCTGCCCATCTGGCGCGACAAGGCACGCCAGCAGATGGACCTCGGCGCTCGCGGCATGTCGAAGGCGCTCAGCTAG
- a CDS encoding HipA family kinase produces the protein MLRTVQATRYVTPLREGGSLPAIVEADDLGLYVVKFRGAGQGPLALVAELIAGEIGRALGLNVPELVFIEVDAGLGRNDPDYEIRQLLQASVGLNLALDYLPGSTMFDPAARDKAPADQASMAVWFDSFVTNIDRTASNPNLLLWHKALYFIDHGAALYFHHNWQSLDQMAQSAFPAVKKHLLLRWASAIRQAETEAKLKLNESVFAAILDQVPDAWLVPNAGDGDAATRRAGYLRFLTERLTASASFTEEALRARSELV, from the coding sequence ATGTTGAGAACAGTCCAGGCGACCCGCTATGTCACGCCGCTGCGTGAAGGCGGATCGCTGCCGGCCATCGTAGAGGCGGACGACCTCGGCTTGTACGTGGTGAAGTTCCGCGGCGCCGGCCAGGGCCCGCTCGCGTTGGTCGCCGAACTCATCGCCGGCGAGATCGGCCGGGCATTGGGTTTGAATGTGCCGGAGCTCGTGTTTATCGAGGTAGACGCCGGGCTGGGGCGCAACGATCCGGATTACGAGATCCGGCAGTTACTCCAAGCCAGCGTGGGTTTGAACCTCGCCCTGGATTACCTGCCCGGCTCGACCATGTTCGATCCCGCCGCCCGGGACAAGGCCCCGGCGGACCAGGCCTCCATGGCGGTCTGGTTCGACTCTTTTGTCACCAACATCGACCGGACGGCCAGTAACCCGAACCTTCTCCTCTGGCACAAGGCGCTCTATTTCATTGATCACGGGGCGGCCTTGTATTTTCACCACAACTGGCAGAGTCTCGACCAGATGGCGCAATCGGCCTTTCCCGCCGTGAAAAAGCACCTGCTATTGCGCTGGGCGTCCGCGATCCGGCAGGCGGAGACGGAAGCGAAGCTGAAACTGAACGAAAGCGTCTTTGCGGCGATCCTCGATCAGGTGCCCGATGCCTGGCTGGTGCCCAATGCTGGAGACGGCGATGCCGCCACCCGCCGTGCCGGCTACCTGCGGTTCCTGACGGAACGGCTGACCGCGTCCGCGAGCTTTACAGAGGAGGCCCTGCGTGCCCGATCAGAGCTCGTATGA
- the hppD gene encoding 4-hydroxyphenylpyruvate dioxygenase yields MSESDLFPLSGIDHIHFLVANAKQAAYYYRAAFGFRITAYRGPETGTREAVSYVLEQDRIRFVLSTPLSSDNPMYDHIRRHGDGVRDVAFLVEDAAGAWRGAVERGSESAYEPSVLEDENGVVRMAGIRTYGDTIHSFISRHGYKGVFRPGFVAVPQEDEAARPVGLRQLDHIVGNVPLGEMTRWVSHYQSTLGFSLFQSFDDRDISTEYTALMSKVMANGNGRIKFPINEPAPGKRKSQIEEYLEAYEGAGVQHIAMTTGNIVDTVSRLKAQGVEFLHVPASYYEQLKSRVGSIDEPLDELARLGILVDRDEEGYLLQIFTKPVVDRPTLFYEIIQRKGSRSFGKGNFKALFEAIEREQELRGNL; encoded by the coding sequence ATGTCCGAGTCCGACCTCTTCCCGCTAAGCGGGATCGACCATATTCACTTCCTGGTGGCCAATGCCAAACAGGCGGCATACTACTACCGCGCCGCCTTCGGGTTTCGCATCACGGCTTACCGCGGCCCGGAAACAGGCACTCGCGAAGCCGTAAGTTACGTCCTGGAACAGGACCGGATCCGCTTTGTCCTCTCCACGCCGCTGAGCAGCGACAATCCGATGTACGACCACATCCGGCGTCACGGCGACGGGGTGCGCGACGTGGCTTTTCTCGTGGAAGACGCGGCCGGAGCGTGGCGCGGCGCGGTCGAACGCGGCTCCGAATCAGCCTACGAGCCTTCGGTCCTTGAGGACGAGAACGGTGTGGTCCGGATGGCGGGCATCCGCACCTATGGCGACACGATTCACTCGTTCATCAGCCGTCACGGTTATAAGGGTGTCTTCCGTCCCGGTTTTGTTGCCGTGCCCCAGGAAGATGAAGCTGCGCGGCCCGTCGGCCTGCGTCAGCTCGACCACATCGTCGGCAATGTTCCGCTGGGGGAAATGACGCGGTGGGTCTCGCATTACCAGAGCACGTTGGGATTCTCGCTGTTCCAGAGCTTCGACGACCGGGACATCAGCACGGAATACACGGCGCTCATGTCCAAGGTGATGGCCAACGGCAATGGCCGCATCAAATTCCCCATCAACGAGCCGGCGCCGGGCAAGCGCAAGTCCCAGATCGAAGAGTACCTCGAAGCCTATGAGGGCGCCGGAGTCCAGCACATCGCCATGACCACGGGCAACATCGTGGACACGGTGAGCCGCCTGAAGGCGCAGGGTGTGGAATTCTTGCATGTGCCTGCCTCGTATTACGAGCAGTTGAAGAGCAGGGTGGGCTCGATCGACGAACCGCTGGACGAACTTGCCCGCCTGGGCATCCTGGTCGACCGCGATGAAGAGGGCTATCTGCTGCAGATCTTCACCAAACCCGTAGTGGACCGCCCGACGCTGTTCTACGAGATCATCCAGCGCAAAGGCAGCCGCAGCTTCGGCAAAGGCAACTTCAAGGCGTTGTTCGAAGCGATCGAACGAGAGCAGGAATTAAGGGGAAACCTCTAG
- a CDS encoding Gfo/Idh/MocA family protein, whose protein sequence is MSSSHFSRRHFFHGALLAGAIPIGGFGSVASLKAMGYKSPNEKLNLAAIGAGGQPAADLKLAHSGVENVVALADVDWARGKESFERFPDAKRYKDFREMLDKSGKDIDAVVIGTPDHMHAYCAIHCMSAGKHVYVEKPLTRLSGEARMMAAAAERYKVATQMGNQGYSHDATRVACEIFWSGEIGEVKEVHAWTGKPSWPQGMTKVPAATPVPDTLSWDLWLGTAPSRPFTAGDADYTAFVADRNAKAGRPNSTDGFGFYLPFNWRGFYDFGSSLIGDWGVHILGPANWALQLSPKYLVSVECIKKSDLPPFTFPDELTIKYEFAERPGMPPVTVYWYHHADGDAYLPPGMTLDEARKVPGEGPQVGPVQGQGGFRMGTGGVAPAQAPRPAARPAGPANRSGYNLIFAGSKGYMGTSGRGEGVGLLPGARWSEYKLPNSYLARSPGASTGSNHAAHLHDWVRACKGGAPACSNFSIAAPYTEWLVLGSAAVHCDGKLLWDNAKGEFSNNKAANQWVKPAYRKGWEVKV, encoded by the coding sequence GTGTCTTCATCCCACTTTTCCCGCCGTCATTTCTTCCACGGCGCGCTGCTGGCCGGCGCCATTCCCATCGGCGGTTTCGGCAGCGTCGCTTCCCTCAAGGCGATGGGATACAAGTCTCCCAACGAAAAGCTGAATCTGGCTGCGATCGGTGCGGGCGGCCAACCTGCCGCCGACTTGAAACTGGCTCATTCCGGCGTCGAGAACGTGGTGGCCCTGGCCGATGTCGACTGGGCGCGCGGCAAGGAGTCTTTTGAGCGGTTTCCCGATGCCAAACGCTATAAGGATTTCCGGGAAATGCTGGACAAGTCCGGCAAGGATATTGATGCTGTCGTCATCGGCACACCCGACCACATGCACGCCTACTGCGCGATTCACTGCATGTCCGCGGGTAAGCACGTCTATGTCGAGAAGCCGCTCACCCGGCTCTCGGGCGAAGCGCGGATGATGGCGGCCGCCGCGGAGCGGTACAAGGTCGCCACGCAGATGGGCAACCAGGGGTACTCGCACGACGCGACGCGCGTGGCCTGCGAGATCTTCTGGTCCGGCGAGATCGGCGAAGTGAAGGAGGTTCACGCCTGGACCGGCAAACCGAGCTGGCCGCAGGGCATGACGAAGGTGCCCGCCGCGACGCCCGTCCCCGATACCTTGAGTTGGGACCTGTGGCTGGGTACCGCGCCTTCGCGGCCTTTCACCGCCGGTGATGCCGACTACACCGCGTTTGTGGCCGACCGCAATGCCAAGGCGGGCAGGCCGAACTCCACCGACGGGTTCGGGTTCTACCTGCCGTTCAACTGGCGCGGCTTCTACGACTTCGGCAGCAGCCTGATCGGCGACTGGGGTGTTCACATCCTTGGTCCGGCGAACTGGGCGCTGCAACTCAGCCCGAAATACCTGGTGAGCGTGGAGTGCATCAAGAAGAGCGACCTGCCGCCCTTCACCTTCCCGGATGAGCTCACCATCAAATACGAGTTCGCGGAGCGTCCAGGCATGCCGCCGGTGACCGTTTACTGGTACCACCACGCGGACGGCGACGCGTACCTGCCTCCGGGCATGACACTGGACGAGGCGCGTAAAGTTCCGGGCGAAGGCCCCCAGGTTGGGCCGGTGCAGGGGCAGGGCGGCTTCCGCATGGGCACCGGCGGAGTCGCGCCGGCGCAGGCGCCTCGTCCCGCGGCACGGCCCGCGGGTCCTGCCAATCGCAGCGGGTACAACCTGATCTTCGCCGGCTCCAAGGGCTACATGGGCACCAGCGGTCGCGGCGAGGGCGTCGGACTGCTGCCGGGTGCGCGCTGGAGCGAGTACAAACTGCCCAACTCCTACCTCGCGCGCTCGCCGGGTGCGAGCACGGGCAGTAACCACGCCGCCCACCTGCACGACTGGGTGCGGGCCTGCAAAGGCGGAGCTCCGGCCTGTTCGAACTTCTCGATCGCGGCGCCCTACACCGAGTGGCTCGTACTGGGCTCGGCCGCGGTTCATTGCGACGGCAAGCTGCTGTGGGACAACGCCAAAGGCGAGTTCAGCAACAATAAGGCAGCCAATCAATGGGTGAAGCCCGCCTACAGAAAGGGCTGGGAGGTGAAAGTATGA
- the hisC gene encoding histidinol-phosphate transaminase: MPLVPPYIEALRPYVAGMSPEEARRRYNLEHVDKLASNENPLGPSPLAIEAMQRSLAGLNFYPSGGVELRRRLAELYEVKIENVIAGSGSEGIMANIIRTFLLDDDEVLTTENAFIGFRVLAQSRGIAYRTVPYQDWRYDLPALAAAITEKTKIVYLANPNNPTGTIFTRHEFDEFYRHVPERVLIILDEAYFEYAKDHPKYPDSMHYRYDNVITLRTFSKIYGLAGIRIGYGFAHENLIANLLKVKLPFEPSTVAQAAGIAALDDREFLHRSLELNARGLRMMTQAFQEMQLDVVQSQANFVMLPMSTPEQADRIATSLLSQGTIVRPLKAFGLPACLRISTGAMDANERCVEHMRRAVMEEKSCPSPTSSR, translated from the coding sequence ATGCCTCTCGTCCCGCCGTATATCGAAGCCCTCCGCCCCTACGTGGCGGGCATGAGCCCGGAGGAGGCCCGGCGTCGTTACAACCTGGAGCACGTCGATAAACTCGCCTCCAACGAGAACCCGCTGGGACCGTCGCCACTGGCCATCGAGGCGATGCAGCGGAGCCTGGCCGGGCTCAACTTCTACCCCAGCGGAGGGGTGGAGCTGCGCCGCCGCCTGGCCGAACTGTATGAAGTAAAGATCGAAAACGTCATTGCGGGCAGCGGAAGCGAAGGCATCATGGCGAATATTATTCGCACCTTCCTGCTGGACGATGATGAGGTGCTGACGACCGAGAACGCGTTTATCGGCTTCCGTGTCCTGGCCCAGTCGCGTGGAATCGCTTACCGGACAGTGCCTTATCAGGACTGGCGGTACGACTTGCCGGCGCTCGCCGCCGCCATCACTGAAAAGACGAAGATCGTCTACCTGGCGAACCCCAACAACCCGACCGGTACCATCTTCACCCGCCACGAGTTTGACGAATTCTACCGGCACGTCCCGGAGCGGGTGCTCATTATTCTGGATGAGGCCTACTTCGAATACGCCAAAGACCACCCGAAGTACCCGGATTCGATGCACTACCGGTACGACAACGTCATCACACTGCGGACTTTCTCGAAAATCTATGGCCTGGCCGGGATCCGCATCGGGTATGGTTTCGCCCACGAAAACCTGATTGCCAATCTGCTGAAGGTGAAACTGCCTTTCGAACCCAGCACCGTCGCGCAGGCCGCCGGCATCGCCGCCCTGGACGACCGTGAATTTCTGCACCGTTCACTGGAACTGAATGCCCGCGGGCTGCGAATGATGACGCAAGCGTTTCAAGAGATGCAGCTTGATGTCGTCCAGAGCCAGGCTAATTTTGTAATGCTGCCCATGTCCACGCCGGAGCAAGCTGACCGCATCGCCACCAGCCTGCTGAGCCAAGGCACCATTGTCCGTCCGCTCAAGGCTTTCGGCCTGCCCGCCTGCCTGCGGATCTCGACGGGCGCCATGGATGCGAATGAACGGTGCGTCGAACACATGCGCCGGGCCGTTATGGAGGAGAAATCATGTCCGAGTCCGACCTCTTCCCGCTAA